One Eriocheir sinensis breed Jianghai 21 unplaced genomic scaffold, ASM2467909v1 Scaffold135, whole genome shotgun sequence genomic window carries:
- the LOC126989870 gene encoding thyroid peroxidase-like: MLTNHPPPPPPPPPPLPPHPPPPPPPPPLPPPPPPPPPPPPPPLPPPPPPPPPPPPLPPPPQGQKVKERPNASTYYAHFDLYERGKFDEILEGMVSSHAQNEDMAISEAMTSKMFEDAKTGVGLDLAAQILQQGRDHGIAGYNRWRHLCGLPKAASFQGLSDVVAPENIKKLQGIYKHVDDVDLFTGGLAEKPNCGALVGPTFGCLIGRHFHHLRRGDRYWYEDDIPPSSFTKEQLYELCKTSLGRVICNSSDKLQHVQPKVMLEADSFL; the protein is encoded by the exons atgctaaccaaccatcctcctcctcctcctcctcctcctcctcctcttcctcctcatcctcctcctcctcctcctcctcctcctcttcctcctcctcctcctcctcctcctcctcctcctcctcctcctcttcctcctcctcctcctcctcctcctcctcctcctcctcttcctcccccgccaCAGGGTCAGAAGGTCAAGGAACGCCCCAATGCCAGCACCTACTACGCACACTTCGACCTTTACGAGCGAGGCAAGTTCGACGAGATCCTTGAGGGGATGGTCAGCTCCCACGCCCAGAACGAGGACATGGCCATTTCCGAAGCCATGACCAGCAAGATGTTCGAGGACGCTAAGACTG gtgTTGGCCTGGACCTGGCGGCACAGATCCTGCAGCAGGGGCGTGACCACGGCATCGCTGGATACAACCGCTGGAGGCACCTCTGCGGCCTCCCGAAAGCTGCCTCCTTCCAAGGCCTGAGTGACGTCGTTGCCCCGGAAAACATCAAGAAACTACAAGGGATTTATAA GCATGTGGATGATGTGGATCTCTTCACCGGTGGACTCGCGGAAAAGCCAAACTGTGGAGCGCTGGTCGGGCCCACGTTTGGCTGTTTGATTGGTCGCCATTTCCACCACCTGAGGCGAGGCGATCGTTACTGGTATGAGGACGACATCCCGCCCTCCTCATTCACTAagg AACAACTTTACGAGCTCTGCAAGACCAGCCTGGGACGTGTGATCTGCAACAGCAGCGACAAGCTCCAGCACGTCCAGCCCAAGGTCATGCTGGAGGCTGATTCCTTCCTGTAA
- the LOC126989869 gene encoding uncharacterized protein LOC126989869: MLQESIERARRDITNMRDSEWNLWEAPHTPTDPGPRTKRQTNSRPRLTPSGHPRTQRPTWGGQRVTPDLMQALVGRGSEAQGSEDLKLSPRVMREAEELLTDCFSAGVKAWGIMRQHERQLWQKRQAA; encoded by the exons ATGCTTCAGGAGAGCATTGAGAGGGCCAGGCGCGACATCACCAACATGAGGGACTCCGAGTGGAACCTCTGGGAAGCAC CACACACACCAACTGACCCAGGACCCAGAACGAAGCGACAGACTAACTCCCGACCCAGACTGACCCCAAGCGGACACCCCAGGACGCAACGCCCGACCTGGGGGGGCCAACGCGTGACCCCTGACCTCATGCAAGCGCTGGTGGGCAGGGGGTCGGAAGCGCAGGGGAGTGAGGACTTGAAGTTGAGTCCGAGGGTTATGCGGGAGGCCGAGGAGCTTCTGACGGATTGCTTTAGCGCGGGTGTCAAGGCTTGGGGGATTATGAGGCAACACGAACGGCAGCTGTGGCAGAAAC GTCAGGCAGCATAA